A segment of the Trifolium pratense cultivar HEN17-A07 linkage group LG7, ARS_RC_1.1, whole genome shotgun sequence genome:
CATGTAAAATCATATCCTTACAAAGTAAAGTAGAGTACAAGCTGTAATTGTTATGATGTATAATGCTAGACAATGAGACCAAAGCCTGAAATCAAGCAAAAGAATGAAACCAAACATATAAGAAATCATCataaacatatttatatatttcattttctgCTTCTGCACATTATTTTCTATTTGAACTACACTCACATGAGAAACACTTTCatcagaaaaataaaacattgtTCATACCATCTGGATCCTTCCATGACATTCTCAATGGTAAATACTTCTAGTGACTCAAAAGGTATGTCTTTATGTATCGTGTTTCGGCCATAGTAATTCACCGGAAGCACTAAAATAGTGCAGATGATagcagaaacagaaaatacTCGAATACTGAAGCAGAAAGTAACAATATCAATAGTTAGTAAGTAAAACCACAAAtgatctatgaagcacagacattcctcagattaggcgtgtcccagTGTCTGACATGACACTgatacatatgatatgattacattgaattattatGTCTGTATCCATGCTTCATAGGAAATGACATAGTATATAACAAAGTTGAATTGAAGAACCTGAAGATAAGTATCCGGTTAAAAACCACGACATCCAAACCCCCAATAGTAAGAAGTTCTTCTTGAGTTGTATTCCATGCTTTCATTACCCATGTGGGAGATGGAACAAATCTTTCTAAACTAAGATCAACGTTTTTCGAAGATAGTGTGGCTAGTCTTCTTCCAAAGTATACATTAAAATTGCTAGGTTGTTTTCTTAATATTGAATAAAGCGAAAATAGTACCACACATACGGTGATATTAATTCCAGCTGAAGTTAAAAGAGCAGCAATGTTCATCTCTGCTCACTAAATTGGCAAAGTTAACACCTCTCATTACCAaataacaaaaacacaaaatcacATTAATCACCTgaaaacacaatatatatattcaatataattaattacacatGAACGAACGAAAGGTGttgttaaatatttaaataataacatggtaggatatgatatgatataaatcaaatgcAAGGTTTAATTTCTTTCTTGcgtaaaaattaatatatgaaaggagggaaaaaaagaaattagGAAAATACCTGCACATGTATATGTGAACAAATTGTGAATGAAGAGAAATGAGGAAAACAATGATGgaaaaatcaatcaaaacattGAAGGAAGAAACAAAATAGATTGTGAATTGGATTCACAATTTGGGAGAAGGTTTTATTAAGAGAATGATTTAAGGAGAAAAATGcaatttgaaaccctaaaagttttctgtttttttcttgtttatgaaaattgtgAAATTGAAAAGAGAACGATGAATGGGCAGTTAAATGTGGAATGGAATCgcatgaaatgaaatgaatctcaaaatcttaaggtattatttctttctttcttgttgCATTTTTGCaatctaaaacaaaaatagagaGACTAACTAATTCTCCACGTGGCCAACCCCCAATGTCTCAAACCCAAACAAAAGCTTTTCTAATACAACAATATGATTATGCACTTACTAGTTACTAACcatattttttacaaatttgtaattttcatcccttaatttttaaattagcatcttaattttcaaaaacttgCGACTTTGGCACTCTGACCAAATCGACGCATATGCGGCATGCGAATCACATGTTACGTCAATATGTATTGTCACATGGACAATGACTCACGTGTCACATCAACATATGCGACAAGTCATGTTAATGCGGCTTGTGAGCCATTCTCCATCTGACAAGGCATGCTGATATGGCATGCGAGTCATTTGACAGATGTGAATTGGTTTAGCCAAAATCGGTGATGGTcatccttttgcaaaagggtTATGGGGCCAagagtattattttaaaaattacgaGGCCAAAATCGGAAGTTTGTAAAAATTAGGGTgctaaaagtgcaatttaacctTATAATTATGATATTACATTATGTATTATGATATTATAACTTtcagaaataataaataattgtaaATTCTTCATTAACATATCTTATTTGGAGAtgtttgtcaacaaaaaaaatcttatttagaTATGTTTCGGTACATCATCGAGGTGGATAATTTTAACAAGTTCacttataatatttattaatttttaagcaTTCACCTCAGCGATGTACTAGTACATCACTTATTAAGATGTATAAAGTAATATTCACCTACAAAAATTCTCTTGATATGGGaggaaagaattttttttttttgactaaatggGAGGAAAGAATTTATTCtatacattttttgtttttaacccTCTAATTTTTGAGGAAGGGATTTGATAATCCACAATTCAGTCACGAGTAAGTAAAGTCCGAAAAAATAATTTCCCACCATGAATTGATATTCTATACATATTTTCAAACTGAATTTaaagataaatttattttttttcataaagaagtatgatattatttttaattaattaaatctttatttggaaatttatttttttaacttttaaatataaaaatatttataaaagctaaaaaaaacttatttatttttagatagGCATATTAAAAGGAGAATATGGGGGGGGGGTACTAAAACTCATTATAAGTGGCTTAACCTACCTCTTATTAAGGGCTAAAGGATTACAAATTAAAGGAGAATATGGGGTACTCAAACTCATTACAAGTTGCTTAACCTACCTCTTATTAAGGGCTAAAGGATTACAACTCAATCAAAGATTTGTAGCCATATAGCACCAaataatatacatatatgtgcAAGTAGTTCTTCATTGTGCACACTTTTGGGCCCTCATTATACATTCATAAGATGATAAATTGAAAACTTAGTAATTTCCCATCCATCTAGTagtgttataataataattgacattAGTACTATTAGTGAGAAATGGTTGTTTGATAGAAAACATGGTTGAATACGAATCCATAAAGACCTTAATCCTTTGCATTGCAACTTGTAAAGTTTCTTGAGTCATATTAGCAAAACAAATCCTAAACCACCCTGGTTCAGAACAATTACAAGAAGAGCCAGGAGATATATTCAAACCAACTTTGTAAATAATCACTTTCCAAAGCTCTTTCTCTGCCTCAAAACTTGAAGAACTCAACAAATGTCTCATATCAACCCAACAAAACAAACTAGCATTGCTATTTAAACACCGAATCCCGGCATTTCTTAAACCATTAACAACCATTTCCTTACGTTTCTTCAATCTTCTCTTATTCTCATCCatatacttataaataaatttcttaTCACCGAGTAATTTTGCGACCAAATATTGAGTTTGCGACGAAATAAGTCCAAAACTTGACATTTTGGTAGCTGCAGATATAACACTTTTGTTATTTGAATATATCATTCCAACACGAAAACCAGGTACACCGAGGTCTTTAGAGAGACTATAAATAACATGAACATGCTTCGaaatttcatcattttttaGACTTCTTTCGCTGATAACTTCCATGATGCTTACGAATTTTGGTGAGTCGAAGACAGTACCCGAGTAGATTTCGTCGCTTATTATGTGAATCTGTTTGTTTATTGCAAAATCTACTAGTTTGTTAAGCTCTTTTTTGGTCATTGTTGTGCCTAATGGGTTTGAGGGATTAGTTACTAATACCCCTTTGACAATAAGGTTCTTGTTTTTTGCTTCTTCATAGGCTTGTTCTAAAGCAGAGGATGTGATTCTGAAACCGTTTGAACTTGAGCAATGCATTGGAATGATTTCAACTCCTGTTCGCCATTTAAGATCTCTGTTAAACCTGCCAAATTTTTATTAAGTCAACAAAATTTTAAGTGTTAATTAGCAACttacaattaattaaattactattatgataaaaaaaattaatgtgaaTTTAGCATTTGAATTGCAGTTTTGTTGTATAGTTTAAAACAATTGATCCAAATGTTATCATTGTTGGTGCAAGATAGGATCAATGCACACACTGAAAATAGGCTCAAGAAATAGAATAGGCGCAGCAATAATTTCTTGTTTCACAAGTAATGATGAATACATTTGAAATTATCTTGAAATTATGATGGTTGTAATTCACTTGAATACACTAAAACTAATGAAATCGAAAGAATGGAATAGAGATAATGATGGTTGTAATTCACTTGAAATTTGTTTAgttaatgtttttaaaatataaaaaaaaaaatattattttcaatgtaAAATATACCTCTTTTGTTTGCTTAACTAGTGTCTGGCAGCAtgaccttttattttatttttaatatgaagaaaaaaatttgtaatataAAAATTCAGTTGTATCATTAATCAATTTTACAACTTCGTTAACTACAAAAATGTATTATGTTTTTAtccattttttcaatatatatttgtcaATGGCATTAAATAATTTAACTAATTTAATAAAAGtggtataaatatatatatgtacccAGGATAATAGGGTGTGGGAAGAATGAAAGCTTCCCCTGGATCAGCGAgacaaaacatgagaatttcaTTTGCTGAAGTTGCGCCAGCTGTGAGGACAAGATTCTCTGAATCCAATTTTATTCTATTTCCTCTTATTTTTCCCATAAACTCCACCagttcctacaaaataaaaattaaatattgaattgAGTACACTCCCTCCttcttaaaatataagaaataaataaataattatttttttcaatttttttattctaagTACGTAAAATGATACCAATACGTAGAAAGAAGTGTTTTGCATTGCATATATATACCAATACGTATTGTGTTTTGCATATATATACCAATACCAATACGTATTTTTATGCAATGAGGGACTGCATGCTCATTAAAGTGATAGTCTATGTCTATGGTATTGGCGCAATATATGGAAGCACATGAAGAGAATTTTAGTAGACCAATGCATCCATGCAGCATGATGTTGCAGCGGGTGCAATCAAGCATAAACTCATGAAAATAATCTCTCACGAAAGTGCTATCAAGAATAAACTTGAATAAATGATTTTCTCTAAGATACAATAAtcgacaaataatttttttattcataaaaagtatcattcatttattaaaacttaaaattaaatgcacCGTATAAACTCTCTAAACAATATGTTACTGAATTCTCAAAAAAGTATGTGTTACATTTTTGAGAGCAGGTAAGCCATGATAATCCTGGAAAAGAGCGAGTTCTCTAAATATGGATATTCCATCTTTCTTCATCTCCACTACATCGGAATTTCTTTCGAGCCATGATTCAACAAGGTCAAATGAAAGCTgcaaattacttaaaaagttgtCAGTTTCTCTCAAGTGCTTGGCTTGATATAGTTGACAAACATAGCCACCATTACGAAGAATATATTCAgcatctaatatatatatatatatatatatatatatatatatatggaccatattatattttagtaaatttaataaaaataatttatgttctacccaaaaaatatatataattatgttctccatattttattattataaaatttattttttattaaaattagttAAGATCAACTTTTGAACCATTTTTGAGAGATTCGTATTAGATATACAAAGTATAAACTTAATAATAACGTTTTAATTTAGTTTGGAGGCTTAAGGGCctttaaataaatgaaagtCTATTATTATCAAAAGGAAAAATGAAAGTTTAAAACAACGATTTATGCCGCCTTTTTGAAAGCCTAAAATAAGTTTAAAATTTCGATTATGGCGTCCGACCtaataattttaacattttttagaGATAAAATTTGTGGACAAAAAATGCGAGTAGACTGAGA
Coding sequences within it:
- the LOC123895764 gene encoding 1-aminocyclopropane-1-carboxylate synthase 3-like gives rise to the protein MLSRKVSEDSHGQDSSYFLGWQEYEKNPYHPIHNPTGIIQMGLAENQLSFDLVESWLERNSDVVEMKKDGISIFRELALFQDYHGLPALKNELVEFMGKIRGNRIKLDSENLVLTAGATSANEILMFCLADPGEAFILPTPYYPGFNRDLKWRTGVEIIPMHCSSSNGFRITSSALEQAYEEAKNKNLIVKGVLVTNPSNPLGTTMTKKELNKLVDFAINKQIHIISDEIYSGTVFDSPKFVSIMEVISERSLKNDEISKHVHVIYSLSKDLGVPGFRVGMIYSNNKSVISAATKMSSFGLISSQTQYLVAKLLGDKKFIYKYMDENKRRLKKRKEMVVNGLRNAGIRCLNSNASLFCWVDMRHLLSSSSFEAEKELWKVIIYKVGLNISPGSSCNCSEPGWFRICFANMTQETLQVAMQRIKVFMDSYSTMFSIKQPFLTNSTNVNYYYNTTRWMGNY